AACGCTATGGGCGCATTGAATGAAGCTGCAAGCTTAATTCAAGATATGATGCAGAACATGATGCAAGGAGGACAAGGCGGAGGATTGATGTCGTTTATGCAAAAGTTGAAACAGATGTCGCAGCAGCAAATGAATTTGAATAATCTAACTCAAATGCTTGGACAAGGAAAGCTAAGCATGGAACAGCTTTCACAATTGCAAAGACTCGCTTCTGAACAAGAAATGATCAGAAAGTCGCTTGAAGAATTGAACCGTGAAATAAAAGAAAGCGGTGAAGGGAGTAAGATGCTTGGCGATCTTGATGACGCAGTAAAAAAAATGGAAGAAGTGATTCGAGAAATGCGGCAAAACAATGTGAATAACGATGTGATCCAAAAGCAGGAAAAAATTCTAACTCGTATGCTTGATGCGCAAAGATCTTTGAATGAACGTGATTATGAAAAACGCCGTGAATCAAAACCGGGCGAGGAGTTAGTGAAACGTCCGCCAACTGAAATTGATTTTAACGAGGGAAAAGATAAACTGCGGCAGGATTTGATGCGGGCTTTAGAGGAAGGATATGCGAAAGATTATGAAATTCTAATTCGCAAATATTTTGAAGCGTTACAGAGAGAAAAACTGGGGCAGAAATAACAACACATTGAATTAAGTGTTTATAAAACCTGATGTCGCATTCAATTAGCTGCGTCTTACATTTTAACGTCTCAGCAAGCAACTCAATATTTTTATGAGCATACAAATCTCATTCGAGCGAACAAAAGTATTGAGCGACAACTATAATTCGTTTTCATAAATGGAGCGACGTTATTTGTCGTGTTAATTGCAGTGTGCTCTACGTGTACTTGATTATATCATAATTTGGTATTAATTTGTGCATGTTATTAGTCAAAGGAGAAAAACAATGCCTATTATTAAATCCATATCAAGTTTACGTAATCGGACACGAGAAATTGCAAGTCTCTGTCACGATCAAGATGAACCCGTATATCTCACAACCAATGGTGAAGGCGATTTGGTCGTGATGAGTATCGACCATTATGAACGATTGAAAGCCCAGGTCGATCTTTTCGAAAAACTATCCTTTGCTCAAGCACAATCACTTACGGGGAAGAAAGGGAGTACGAACCAACAGATGATGGCAAAACTAAGAAGCCGCATCAATGCCCGTTAAATCGACCCTTCGTTACCTTCCAGCTTCTCAGGACGATCTCTTATCCATTCTCGACTATATCGCCAAAGATAGCCCAAGTCGCGCTCTGAAATTTATCGACAAACTTGAAGCTCGTATTGGACTTTTAGAAAACAATCCAAAACTTGGTCGCATACCACGGCATCCGAAGCTTCGAGAGTACGGTTACCGAGTTCTCGCAATAGAATCATCTCTTGTTTTCTATATCATTCGTGGACGGACCATCGAGATTCATCCTGTCGTTCATGGTTCTCGCAACCTTGATCATTTCATCTGATTTACCAAATCTTATTTCAACTTGCCGGCGCATTGCACGTAACGGCTCGCATAAAAATGACATACTGTTTGCCACTATAAATAGACAAATTATCTTGTGGCAAACAGTATGTTCCCAAGAGCGAGACGTTTGATTTAACTATGTTTATTTTATGTTTCATTTTTATGCGTGTTAGCCGCAGTGCACGGTAATTAACATTTTTGAAACCTACTTCGAGAACAAGAGATGACTGTGTTAAAAGTCAAGCATACTTTGGATGTACATAATCATCCACGTATGTTCTATTATTTTTAACTACTGCAAATAACTGTTTAACCAACTTCTTCGCAGGACATATTTAGGTGAGCGTAGCTTACACCAAGTTTAGAAGCTGTCAATCTAAAACGTTGAAATGCATGATCAATTTTTACCCAGGATGCAACATTATTTTCATCGGCGAAAAAATTTATCAAACCTTGTGTATGATCTAATAAATCTTTGAGGCGTTTTGCCTCGCTTTTAGAAGTAAAAAAGGCAAGGTCACTGTTCCCGAATGATGATGATCATAAAAAATGCTTTACCTGGTTTACAGAGCTCTCTCAAAGAAATGGACTATGCCCATTTGGAACTGAGCTATCGTTCTTTCTAATTTTTCAATTATTTTTGGACAAAGGCTGGAGTCTTTTATATGAAAACAGACAGCCGTTCACACAAATTATTTTACACGCTCGAAGAAAATCAAAAAAGTCTTAGTAGCACTAACTAATTGAATTATTCTTGAAATCATCCAGGTTCTATAAAGTGAATTAATCATATTCTTTCTCAGATGTAACCAATTACTAATGACAATTCTGAGATAAAATCACCATCTCCTAATTAATTTTTTTCAATGACATAGACTGAATCTTTGTGCTGGTGGCTTTTTCATAATAACTTTTAGACTCCTCTATCTTACCATTTTTTTTATAAATTAAACTAAGATAATAGTAAGGCTGGTCGTATTCCGGGTAATATTTAATTGAATTCTCAAATGCTTCAATTGCCAGTTTAAATTTGTTTTGTAAAAAATAAAGCCTACCTAATTCATTATATTCAGTTAGAAAGAGTTAACTTCAAAAGTTGTGTAAAATTATAAATTTTGAAAAGTTAGCAGTGACCCCTAAACTAGTAAAGAAAAAAAATAACAAAAGGAGCCACTGCAATGTCAGAATATCTAAAAGAAATCAGACAATCAAGTAGTAACGACATACTAGAAGAATTGGCCTTAGAAGGTTTTAAGGAAAAACTAATTGATCTACTTAATTCGGAGATAGACGAATACTTGGGCCATAAAAAGTACGAGCGAATACCAGAAGGAAGTAATTCCTATAGAAATGGTAGCTCAAAACCACGCCACATAAGTATAGGCAGTGGCACAACATATATAGAAGCTCCACGCTTACGAGAACAATTTGAATCAGAGATACTCCGAAAATACCAATCCGAAGTGATCAACTTACAGAGATGATCTTAGATATGTATCTGCATGGTTTATCCACAGGAGACTTTTCAAAGTTCCTAGATAAGATATTAGGTGAAGAAGCATCGCTATCAAGTATAACTATTACACGGTTAAAAGAAAGTTGGCATCTAGAATATGAGGAATGGAGACAACGTCCACTTGAAGAGTCATATCTTACATTTGGGCAGATGGAGTCTATCCCAAGGCCGGTCCATCAGACGAAAAGATGGCATTATTAGTTGTAATAGGGGTAAAATCAAATGGAGAAAAAGATATTTTATTTTTGAAGAGGGTTACGCGAAAGATTATGAAATTCTAATTCGCAAATATTTTGAAGCACTTCAAAAATTGAATTTCAAACAAGAAAAATTTCACTTTATAACTACATGAAAAGATTCTATCTTTTCACTGAGCTATTGAATCTAAGAAAGATAGAATCTTTACCTAACTTAGACTTAAACTAAATTCTAAAAAAACCCGACTTTTCTGATTCGTTTATTTCATAAAAAGTCGGGTTTATTAAAACAAAAATTAATTCTTACTTCTTCCGTTTCATTTCAACGACCATATTGAGAAACTCATCTCCAAATGCGGAAGAATACATTTCCATAATGTGGAGATCCGGGCTTACAAATTTGATTACTTGACGGAAAGCATAATCCTTACTCGACATTGGATCGTACATCATTCCCTTTAAAGTAATAGAGTTATTCGCTTCGTCAAACGTACCACGTGCAATAGTTGTTCCGGTTCCGAGGTTATCATACCAAACTGATGTGAACTCGTTTTTTGCATTATCATATCCTACGATTTCAAGACCTTCAAAAGGCATCCCCATAACTTCACCTTTGTGAACACTTTTCATATATCTATTCCCGAGTATCATTTCGGATGTAGTTGTGCCTTCCCAAGTTGTCGGTTCGGTGCCCGGTGCCCACCACATTTTGGAGTATGAGGTCCATTCACCTGCACTTTTTGCCATCGCATCGTGCGTCATACTTGGTGTCATGTATTCCATCCAAGCTTTTTGTTCAGCTTCCATTTGTTCAGGTGTATAATCCTGCGCATGAGATTGAAAAACAAAAATTACACAAACAAATAAGAAAGTTAAAATAGTTTTTGTCATGATATGACTCCTTATTTTTGATTATTGATTAATTAGTTAACACTTAATTACGTGATAATAGTTTCAAGTAAATCTAAACTGGATCAATGTGTACAAAAACCTCTGCAACATCCCTTAATTCTCTGATTGCTTTTTTTACATCTAAACCGATATCATGCGACATTTTAGTTGTATAGTCTTTATCTATTTCGATATGGATCTCTATGTGATATTTGTTACCAATGTAATGAGATTTAAGATCGTTCATCCCCTTTACACCATCAATTTTCAAAGCGAGATTCGCAACTTCAATCATTAACTCTTTGTCAGCGGCTTTCCCCATCAGGTAATCAATATTTTCTTTTGCTACATGGTAACCGCTTCTGAAAATAAAAAATGCAATTAGAATTCCAGCAATTCCATCAAAATATTTGAATCCGAACGCCGAAATAATAATTCCAGTAAGTGCGATAAAAGAAGATAGAACATCATTAAAACTATCAACTCCAAGTGCTCTTATTGCTGGACTGTTATACTTTCGACTGACTCTGCTGAAATAGAAAGTCATAAAGCTTTTAAGGAAAATCGTAATGGCTAATACTATCAATGGAAAAGTAATTGCATCTAAGATCGAAGGTTCAATTATTCTCGTTATAGATTCTCGGATTACGGTTATTCCAGCAACTCCTGCGAAAATTGCGAGGATCATTGCTGCTATAGGCTGTGCAGCATGATGTCCATATTGGTGATCATGATCAGCTTGCTTGTAGGAAACCTTGACACTGAAATGCACAGCATAGTTTGTCAGTATGTCCGTGAATGAATTTATTGCATCAGAGATTAATGCGATGCTGTTTGATAGAATTCCCGCGGTTAACTTTATAACGAATAAAAATATGTTCGATATTAAAGAAAACTTTGAAGCTTTTTCGACTTTATGCTGCATGGATTAAGTTTTATTTCGATTTTTCTGCCCAGATCTGCGATAGGTGAACGATCGTATCGACTGCTTTTTGCATATCTTGAACTGAAATCCATTCTAACCTTGAATGAAACGCATGCCCGCCAGCAAAAATATTAGGACAAGGAAGTCCCATATAAGAAAGTCGTGATCCATCCGTTCCGCCTCGAATTAAATGAAGCTTGGGTTTTACTCCAGCTCGCTCAACTGCTTCTAAAGCATATTGAACTAAGTGAGGATGTTTGTCTAACACAAATCTCATGTTTCGATATGATTCCTGCACTTCAAATTTGAATGAAGCTTTCGAATATTTTCCAACAATCTCCTTTGCAAGATCCTCAAGAAAAGCTTCTTTCTCTTTTAAGCCTGACTCTTCGAAATCACGAATTAAAATTTTAATAATCGTTGAATCTACACCTCCATTAATAATATATGGATGAACATAACCTTCACGCATTTCGGTGGTTTCGGGAGAAAGCATGTCTTTTGGAAGTGTATCGATATAATCGGCTGCAATCTTTATTGCACTTACTAATTTATTTTTCGCATATCCTGGATGGCAGTTAAAACCTTGAATTGTCAAGATAACTGTATCCGCACAGAAAGTTTCATTTTCAACCTCACCGAGCGTTTCTCCATCAATTGTATATGCAAACTCAGCATTCAATTTTTTCAAATCGATTTTTTCCGTACCGCGGCCCACTTCCTCATCAGGCGTAAAACAAACTTTTATCGTGCCGTGTTTAATTGAAGGAGTAAGAATTAAATGACGCATCGCATCGACTATTTCCGCAAGTCCGGCTTTGTTATCGGCGCCAAGCAAAGTTGTTCCATCGGCTGTGATAATATCGCGTCCAATTTGATTTTTTAATTCTGGTTGGTCCTCGACCTTTATAATTTGTGTTTTATCTTTAGGAAGCACAATGTCTTTGCCGTTATAATTCTTGTGAATTATAGGATTAACATTTTCTCCGCTCACTTCGTGAGATGTATCCATATGTGCTAAAAATCCAATGACAGGAACATTACCGTTAACATTTGACCGCAGCTCTGCATAAACATAGCCATGTTCATCAAGTTCAACGTTGCTCATTCCGATCTCTTTCAGTTCTTCGGCTAAAACTTTTGCTAGGATTTTTTGCTTTTCTGTCGAAGGAAATGTAGTTGATTCTTCGGAGGATTGTGTGTCGTATTTAACATATCTTAAAAACCTATCAACACAAGTGTAGTTAATTTTTAATTCGCTCATAATTTCCTCATTTGTTAAATTGATATAAAATTTGATCCAAGTTAGAAAAATGAGTTTCGAATATCAAACAGCTTGTCTGATTGAGAGAATAAAATATTGGCTCCTTCTCAAAGGTAATTTGTGGACATAATTCAATTAGAAAAATTACGGCAGGAGTTAGAAAAAAATTTAACCCAAGCCCATTCATTGGGTAAAAGGTTCTTTCTGATTAGTGATTTTTTTGATTCGTTATTTGAGTTTGAAAATAAAAACCTGATTCAATCTTATTTGCTCGAATATATGGATTTGTACCTCACTTCGGCCTCTCAATACGATTTTCATTTCATTCCTCCGGTACAGTTAAGAAAAAGCATTGAGCTTTCAGAAAAAATTTATGAAAGCAAACTACTCCCAAACTATAACAATTCTTTCCTTCAAATAATTGAAAAAATCTCTCTTCAACTTGATTTACTGCAAAAAAAACTGAATGGCGAAGATGAATTCCAGCAGACCAACGAAATTTTTTTCCCAGCTCTGGAAGAATCTGAGCAGTCAGGAGAACGATTCGGGATGCTGGAATCGATTAATATTACAATTACTGCGTCATCTGTTAAAGAAATTTTCATCGTTGATCCAGCAGAAAATGAGATAGAGCAGAAACTAAACGAACAGATTAAAATTTCATTTCAGCTCGCAAAAGATTATTTATTGAAGCAAAAGAAACGGATCAATCCTCATCATAAAGTTATAATTCAATTTGAAAATCGATTTGGATATTATCTAAGCAATTCTCTTGGAGTAGTTTTAACCATTAAGATGATCGAAGAGTTACTGCAGTTTTACAACACTCCCTTCGCTGTAAAAATACCCCAAGTTGTTGCCGCAACCGGTGGAATGAATAACAAAGGTGAAATTCTTTCTGTATCGAAAGACCTTATAAAGCAGAAGACAAGAGTAGTATTTTTTTCAAGTGCAGATATTTTAATTGTTCCCAAGGACGATGAAGCTTCGGCATTGGAAGAATTAATTGAATTAAATAAAGAATTTCCGAAACGCGCATTAAGGATAATTGGACTACCCGATTTAAATGATTTACTTGACAGACGAACACTTGTGGAGATTCAAAAACAAAGTGTTCCTAAAAGAGCAATCAATACGGCAAGAAAGCATTGGATCAATACACTTTCTATAATTTTACTTACAATTTTTTTCAGCTTATTGATTACACAAGATTGGGATAACAAACCAACAATTGTAAAACTTGTAGAGAATCGGATCTCAGTTCAAAACAAAAATGAAAAAGAGTTGTTTTCTAAATCCGCAACCGAAACTATTCTCTATCAGTTTGAGCAAAAAGCAAGACTAATAGATATCAATAAAGATGGAGTCAATGAGCTCATACTCACAGCAGAAAATAAATATAATTTGAGAAATACTTATCCGAAGGATACGGTACGGTGTTATAATAATTTCGGAAAATTAATTTGGGAATTCGCATATGAAGATACAGTTCCCTCGTTGGAAGAGAAATTTGAAAAAAGATATATCATAGGGATGATAGATACGGTTACCGTGAACGACATTAAACTTTTATATCTTATTGTAAATAATGCTCCATACTATCCATCTTCAATTTTCGCACTTGATTTGAAAACCGGAAAAAAGGTTGGACCAACATTATGGCATCCGGGAAGAATACGCGGAGGGATCATTAAATTTCTGAAAAAAGATTTTCCAAATCTTGTTTTAGCAGGTGTCAACAATGGATTAAACAATACAATAATATTTTCTATATCCGTTAATAATATGAATGGGCAAGCACCGACTTCCGAACCATATTATTTTCTAAATTTACCTTTGGCTAAATTTGATCAATACATTGTTCTCCCGAAAAGTGATTACACAGAGTTTTTCAAAACTAGATTCAACTATCCTCCAGATATGGGAATCATTGACAATGAAGCAATCAATAATTTCGAGACATGTACATTGGGAGGAAAAAATAATGATCCGAAAAATCTTTCCATACGATACTCTTTCGATTATAATTTCAATTCAGTGAAAACAGTTATCACTGATGATTTTCAAATGAAACGGGATGATCTTGTACAGAAAAAAATACTTCCTCCTCCATATATTGACACACCGGATTATATTGAAATGCTCGAAAGACAATTATTGAGATGGGATGGAGAAAAATTCGTTAAGTTTAAAAATAAAAAGTGAACATGATGAAATTAGAAAATCGAATTACAAAGTTGTTTGAGATAAAATATCCAGTCATTCAAGCTGGAATGGTCTGGGTTTCTGGTTACAAACTTGCATCTGCGGTTTCGAATTGCGGTGGATTAGGATTGATTGGGTCTGGTTCTATGAAACCGGATTTACTGCGTGAGCATATTCAAAAGGCAAAACAAAAAACCGAAAAACCATTTGGTGTAAACATTCCTCTTATGCGTGGAGATGCTGCAGATTTAGTTGACGTCTGTATTGAAGAAGATGTAAAAATAATTTTCACTTCTGCCGGTCATCCGGGAAAATTTATTGAGAGATTAAAAAGTAATGGATGCAAAGTTGTTCATGTTGTTCCTTCAGTTAAGTATGCAAAAAAAGCTGAGGAAGTTGGCTGTGATGCTATTGTCGGCGAAGGTGTTGAGGCTGGCGGTCATAATGGCTTAGATGAGATTACAACTCTATGTTTAATTCCTCAATTAGTTGATGCGGTAAAAATTCCGGTGATAGCTGCCGGCGGAATTGCAGATGGAAGGCAAATTGCGGCGGCATTTTGCCTCGGTGCTGAAGGTGTTCAGATAGGTACAAGATTCGCAGCGACGATTGAATCATCTGCACATGAAAATTATAAGAAGAAAGTTGTTGAAGCTGGGGATAACGATACAATTCTTGCATTCAAAAAAATTGGATTGATGCGAATGTTAAAAAACGATTTCGCCTACCGCGCGGTAAAAGCAGATTTAACTGGAGCAGATGAATCAGTATTGAAAGAACTTTTAGGAGCCAAAAGAGAAATGCTCGGAATTTTTAATGGTGATGAAAATGAAGGGGCGATGGAAGCAGGGCAAAGTTCGGGATTAATTCATGAAATTCTTTCCGTTGAAAAAGTTTTTGAGAACCTTATTACAGAGTATGGAGTTGTGAAGAACAAATTCTCACTGCAGTAAAGATTCGCTCGAATCCATTCAAAATGTTTTGAAATAGCTACAACAAAATTTAAATTTTCCTGGAATCCATCAAATCTATTTACTATGTTTTGGCAGAATAGGTTGTAGTAATAATGATAATTAAAAAGCTCTTCTCATATTTCAAGGGTCGTCAAATCTGGAGAATACAAATAAGTGAAATGGATTCTTTGATAATCGAAGAACGTGACATAATAAATAAAAAAGTTTTTTTCTCATGCATCGATAAAATTACTGGTAAAACAAATTGGGCTGACAAGAAATTTTTGGATGAAGATTTTTGGATTGGAATTGAAGCAATTTATAGAGATACGCTTTTTCTGCATCTGTTTGAAAAGCCGGATATGCCAAAGCATAAACA
This sequence is a window from Ignavibacteria bacterium. Protein-coding genes within it:
- a CDS encoding type II toxin-antitoxin system Phd/YefM family antitoxin; protein product: MPIIKSISSLRNRTREIASLCHDQDEPVYLTTNGEGDLVVMSIDHYERLKAQVDLFEKLSFAQAQSLTGKKGSTNQQMMAKLRSRINAR
- a CDS encoding type II toxin-antitoxin system RelE/ParE family toxin; protein product: MPVKSTLRYLPASQDDLLSILDYIAKDSPSRALKFIDKLEARIGLLENNPKLGRIPRHPKLREYGYRVLAIESSLVFYIIRGRTIEIHPVVHGSRNLDHFI
- a CDS encoding tetratricopeptide repeat protein gives rise to the protein MAIEAFENSIKYYPEYDQPYYYLSLIYKKNGKIEESKSYYEKATSTKIQSMSLKKIN
- a CDS encoding DUF1579 domain-containing protein produces the protein MTKTILTFLFVCVIFVFQSHAQDYTPEQMEAEQKAWMEYMTPSMTHDAMAKSAGEWTSYSKMWWAPGTEPTTWEGTTTSEMILGNRYMKSVHKGEVMGMPFEGLEIVGYDNAKNEFTSVWYDNLGTGTTIARGTFDEANNSITLKGMMYDPMSSKDYAFRQVIKFVSPDLHIMEMYSSAFGDEFLNMVVEMKRKK
- a CDS encoding cation transporter, giving the protein MQHKVEKASKFSLISNIFLFVIKLTAGILSNSIALISDAINSFTDILTNYAVHFSVKVSYKQADHDHQYGHHAAQPIAAMILAIFAGVAGITVIRESITRIIEPSILDAITFPLIVLAITIFLKSFMTFYFSRVSRKYNSPAIRALGVDSFNDVLSSFIALTGIIISAFGFKYFDGIAGILIAFFIFRSGYHVAKENIDYLMGKAADKELMIEVANLALKIDGVKGMNDLKSHYIGNKYHIEIHIEIDKDYTTKMSHDIGLDVKKAIRELRDVAEVFVHIDPV
- the pepT gene encoding peptidase T, which translates into the protein MSELKINYTCVDRFLRYVKYDTQSSEESTTFPSTEKQKILAKVLAEELKEIGMSNVELDEHGYVYAELRSNVNGNVPVIGFLAHMDTSHEVSGENVNPIIHKNYNGKDIVLPKDKTQIIKVEDQPELKNQIGRDIITADGTTLLGADNKAGLAEIVDAMRHLILTPSIKHGTIKVCFTPDEEVGRGTEKIDLKKLNAEFAYTIDGETLGEVENETFCADTVILTIQGFNCHPGYAKNKLVSAIKIAADYIDTLPKDMLSPETTEMREGYVHPYIINGGVDSTIIKILIRDFEESGLKEKEAFLEDLAKEIVGKYSKASFKFEVQESYRNMRFVLDKHPHLVQYALEAVERAGVKPKLHLIRGGTDGSRLSYMGLPCPNIFAGGHAFHSRLEWISVQDMQKAVDTIVHLSQIWAEKSK
- a CDS encoding DUF561 domain-containing protein — protein: MKLENRITKLFEIKYPVIQAGMVWVSGYKLASAVSNCGGLGLIGSGSMKPDLLREHIQKAKQKTEKPFGVNIPLMRGDAADLVDVCIEEDVKIIFTSAGHPGKFIERLKSNGCKVVHVVPSVKYAKKAEEVGCDAIVGEGVEAGGHNGLDEITTLCLIPQLVDAVKIPVIAAGGIADGRQIAAAFCLGAEGVQIGTRFAATIESSAHENYKKKVVEAGDNDTILAFKKIGLMRMLKNDFAYRAVKADLTGADESVLKELLGAKREMLGIFNGDENEGAMEAGQSSGLIHEILSVEKVFENLITEYGVVKNKFSLQ